The Nitrospirota bacterium nucleotide sequence TGATTGTACGGAGGAGATCGGGGTTTATGCCGTAAATGTCTCCTGCCTCTTCATAGCAGAAGGCAGATATACCGGAGGGCAGGGCAAATAATAAAACTGTAAGGGTTAAAGCAATTTTAATCCCCATTTCTTATATTATAGTTAATAATAAAGGTGTCTGCCTCTATGTGTCAAATTTTTTCAAATACGAGGCATTTTCGTCTTGTTATAGATAACATTAATATGCTACAATTACTATTTAAATTCAAATACCTGACACAACACATCCGGAGGTTTTTGAGATGCCTGTTTATGAATATGAATGCAGAAAATGCGGCGGCCGTTTGGAAGTCACGCAGAAAATGTCAGACCCCGCTCTTTCAGAGTGTGGGAAATGCGGAGGAAGCCTGAAGAGGCTTATTACCGCAACCTCATTTGTCCTTAAGGGCTCGGGCTGGTATGCGACAGACTACCCGTCTGCCGACAGGAAAAAAGCCTTTGAGGAGTGTAAGACGTCATGTCCCGCGAAAGAAACAAAGACCGGAGCCTCATGCCCCGGAGCCGGCTGTAAGAAAGAAGAGGCGCTTAAAGCATAGTCAATGACTCATAGAGCGGTAAAGCCCCATGTCCACGTCCCTTACGACAGCATAGACAACTACCTTGAGTTCA carries:
- a CDS encoding zinc ribbon domain-containing protein codes for the protein MPVYEYECRKCGGRLEVTQKMSDPALSECGKCGGSLKRLITATSFVLKGSGWYATDYPSADRKKAFEECKTSCPAKETKTGASCPGAGCKKEEALKA